CATCGAAGAAGAAAAAGACGCTAAAGGTCAACCCACAGGTATCCCAAAAAGTATCAAAGGAATTGAAATTGAAAACTGGGATAAAGTTAGATTAAAATATCAAAGTAAAATAAATGATGGCATATCCCCCCGTATACAAGGGATAGAATTTGAAGAAATCAGATATAATGCTAATAAATCTATCGTTATTGTCAGGATACCGCAAAGCCCATTTGCGCCACATATGATTACTTTTAAAAAAAGATCACCTTTTTACACTAGACATACAGCTGGTAATCAACCAATGGATGTTTTTGAAATCGGACAGGCGTATATGAAGACAGCAAACGCCTATGAAAATGCAAGATTATTCAGAAACGAACGTATTAATGGTGTTCATAAGGATAGTTATTTACGACCTATAGATTTAAATGGAACACCCAATATTTTTTTACACATAATACCTTTATTTTCAAATGTTGTGATAGATTTTACAAAAAAAGAAATACGTGACCATTGTGTACTTACTCCATTAGCAAGTGGTGTCGGTAGTTATCGAATGAACATAGATGGAAGATTGATATATGATAAAGATAGGAATGGTTGTACCTATATTCAATTATTTAGGGATGGGAAAATTGAGTATTGTGACAATAAAACTATTTTTGCCAGCGTTGATAAGAAAATTGATATAAAATGGCTTGAGAGAAGGGTAATTGATAGCTTGTATAAGGTAACATCGCTTTATAATTATCTTGGTATAACTTATCCGGTGATTGTATTTTTGTCTTTGTTGGGCGTGAAAGAATATAAGATAAATGCGGGCAATGATTATTTAAACACTGACGTTGCTTTTGATTCCAATGATTTACTATTGCCCGAATTAATAATGGATAAGGGGCCAACAGATATTACTGAATGTGCGTCGTTATTGAAAACAACTTTCGATATTTTATGGAATGCTGGTGATTATGTAAGGTGTTTTAATTATGATGAAGATGGGAAAAGAATCCAATAAAAATATTAAATAATAAAAATACGCTAAATGACAAAATTGTCAACGGCAAAATGTTATTAAACATGAATATAATTAAATAATCTATATAAATCATCATGCGACAAAAACAGATCATCGAAGAAATGGCCCTGCTGGCCGAAAAACTGGGCCTTAACATCAAATTCGACGAATTCG
The window above is part of the Candidatus Edwardsbacteria bacterium genome. Proteins encoded here:
- a CDS encoding ATP-binding protein, with the translated sequence MINNELKKVEDINRLIEDGVMEDRILDYKEAFPENNDDGTNNFLADISSMANCTGGVVIYGIEEEKDAKGQPTGIPKSIKGIEIENWDKVRLKYQSKINDGISPRIQGIEFEEIRYNANKSIVIVRIPQSPFAPHMITFKKRSPFYTRHTAGNQPMDVFEIGQAYMKTANAYENARLFRNERINGVHKDSYLRPIDLNGTPNIFLHIIPLFSNVVIDFTKKEIRDHCVLTPLASGVGSYRMNIDGRLIYDKDRNGCTYIQLFRDGKIEYCDNKTIFASVDKKIDIKWLERRVIDSLYKVTSLYNYLGITYPVIVFLSLLGVKEYKINAGNDYLNTDVAFDSNDLLLPELIMDKGPTDITECASLLKTTFDILWNAGDYVRCFNYDEDGKRIQ